In the Arachis ipaensis cultivar K30076 chromosome B04, Araip1.1, whole genome shotgun sequence genome, AGAACAAACATTTTTAAAATGCTTGAGCAGGTCTCCTCTTACATTGTATATGAAGTACCCTATTTTATCATAACCTCTTCCAATAATATCACCATTACTGGATAAGCACAATGGCCGAAAGACTTTGCAAGGAATCCGATAGAGAGTCCAAGATGAGTGCACTCTATATTCTTTCATCACCCATATGTGAGTGTTACAGCTATTATAATTGCGATTATACAAAGCTAGGCAGCCTCCTAGTAGGGCGAGACTTGAATAGGAGGATGCACTCTTTACAGGTTGTTCTGGCCCAGATATCCTTGAGAAAGTCCTCTCCTTCAAATCAAAGATAAGAATAGCATCCCTGTAATCTTTAAGACAGGAAGGCACCCAATGAATAGCGCCATTCAAGAACAACCCACAAGAATTATGGTCAAACCAATCCACTGCGTTGGGGAGTGCAGCATCAAGATTAATCCATGAATTGATTTTCAAGGACAAGCAATCCAAATGACATTGTCTTTTCCAATCGCTCCAAGCTACAACAAATAAGTAATCATCCTGTGATGCATCATAACCAAATCCATACAGACGCGCACTATAGGAAAGCCTAATGCTACGGAAGATACGACGAGGACCAATATGAGAATAGGATATTCTTTTGCTGAATCCAGTCAATGGGTTCCATACCACAAGAAAATGTGGGTCACGATCCAAGAGAATAAAGCCTCTGCAAGATCCTAAAACCGCAAAACCAGACGGTGGTTTCTTCTTGAAAGGGGGGGACACCACTTTTTGTGATGCATCATTGTCGTCTATGTAAATGAAGTAAGCTATAGTGGCTTTTTCTATGAAGAAACATGCGGTGGTGGCGGCGGGAGAGTGGTGAAAATGCAATTTCGCAAAGTCAGGATTAGAAATTAGAGAATGCCACAGCTTCGAAACGCACCTGAGGCGAGCGAGATGTCTGATCGGCACCAGCAGTAGGATTCTGTGAATCAGCTCAAGAGGGAGGATCTCGAGAATGCTCTTGCTCTTGtgattcttctttttatccatgGTCGCTTCCTCTTTTACTTTGTTCCCTGTAtgcctccatttcttcttcttatccATGCTTGGATTGCTGAGCTTTTCGCAATTAATATAGCAATTCTTCACTCAATCCCGGGACTTGAAATTGTTTTGAAAACATAAAACTAAGGGAAGGGAAGGGAAAGGTCACTTTTGGATTGGCTATTGGAAAAAAATAGGGTTAACTACCAAATATTCGAATGGATCATACATTATTAAAAAAGATTGAGAGTGTAAAGTgtaatttctaattttttattatcatctcttttttttaaaattaaataaaatatttttagatttattaaataaaaaaatgtatttaaTTCAGTAACATATCACTCTAAATTAAACTTTTTTAttcaatatattttttatctcacattctaattatttattcaatattttttacttttatcttCCACAAAATAT is a window encoding:
- the LOC107638180 gene encoding F-box/kelch-repeat protein At3g06240-like is translated as MDKKKKWRHTGNKVKEEATMDKKKNHKSKSILEILPLELIHRILLLVPIRHLARLRCVSKLWHSLISNPDFAKLHFHHSPAATTACFFIEKATIAYFIYIDDNDASQKVVSPPFKKKPPSGFAVLGSCRGFILLDRDPHFLVVWNPLTGFSKRISYSHIGPRRIFRSIRLSYSARLYGFGYDASQDDYLFVVAWSDWKRQCHLDCLSLKINSWINLDAALPNAVDWFDHNSCGLFLNGAIHWVPSCLKDYRDAILIFDLKERTFSRISGPEQPVKSASSYSSLALLGGCLALYNRNYNSCNTHIWVMKEYRVHSSWTLYRIPCKVFRPLCLSSNGDIIGRGYDKIGYFIYNVRGDLLKHFKNVCSPLPTRYCLYRESLVVLPLPGDIKDKKKRKENCYQVHHQV